In Deltaproteobacteria bacterium, the following proteins share a genomic window:
- a CDS encoding glycyl-radical enzyme activating protein: protein MAEGLIFDIKRYAIHDGPGIRTTVFLKGCPLTCWWCDNPESQSREREFTFWPDRCLGCDACIEACTRDAVVKDDGGMRRIEASRCDFCMSCVEECYPGALQAVGRRIDVDALLDEVEKDLDFYRASGGGVTFSGGEPLSQPEFLQEILAACKGRGLHTAVDTCGYASWAIIKKVAPYVDLFLYDVKLMDEEKHRRYTGVSNRLILSNLRRLAGANRVVVRMPLVPGINDDRENTRRLGEFLSGLEGIEGVDLLPYHRLGVSKYERVGRRYVLNGTESPAPVEIEAVRDTLERAGLRVRIGG, encoded by the coding sequence ATGGCCGAGGGCCTCATATTCGACATCAAACGGTATGCGATCCACGACGGGCCGGGTATCCGGACGACGGTCTTCCTGAAGGGATGCCCTCTCACGTGCTGGTGGTGCGACAACCCGGAGAGCCAGAGTCGTGAGAGGGAGTTCACCTTCTGGCCCGACAGGTGCCTCGGGTGTGATGCCTGTATCGAGGCATGCACGAGGGACGCGGTGGTAAAGGACGACGGGGGGATGCGGCGGATCGAGGCATCACGGTGCGACTTCTGCATGTCGTGTGTGGAGGAGTGCTACCCTGGGGCCCTGCAGGCGGTCGGCCGCCGGATCGATGTGGATGCCCTGCTCGACGAAGTCGAGAAGGACCTGGACTTCTACAGGGCCTCCGGGGGAGGGGTCACCTTTTCAGGGGGAGAGCCCCTTTCCCAGCCCGAATTCCTCCAGGAAATCCTTGCCGCCTGCAAGGGGAGGGGGCTCCACACGGCCGTTGATACGTGCGGTTATGCCTCCTGGGCAATCATCAAGAAGGTGGCCCCCTATGTCGACCTTTTCCTTTACGACGTCAAGCTCATGGACGAGGAGAAGCATCGGCGGTATACGGGTGTTTCAAACAGGCTGATCCTCTCAAACCTGCGAAGGCTGGCAGGTGCCAACCGCGTGGTCGTCCGCATGCCTCTCGTCCCCGGGATCAACGACGACAGGGAGAACACGAGGCGTCTCGGGGAGTTTCTTTCGGGTCTGGAGGGGATCGAGGGGGTCGATCTTCTTCCCTATCACAGGTTGGGGGTCTCGAAGTACGAGAGGGTCGGCAGGAGATATGTCTTGAATGGCACGGAGTCTCCGGCTCCGGTGGAGATCGAGGCCGTGCGCGACACCTTGGAGAGAGCGGGTTTGAGGGTAAGGATCGGGGGCTAG